A part of Calonectris borealis chromosome 30, bCalBor7.hap1.2, whole genome shotgun sequence genomic DNA contains:
- the LOC142073628 gene encoding uncharacterized protein LOC142073628: protein MADGRWDMGSWGSATCEGAYVCGRESDGSPFLQEAEAPGTDQGASQDSVQSSTPMGEIHQDLHDTIQKLNSKLGKHYAQMVAWLQEDKQQNEVVLKGLGENGWVPTGPGVGGSEKGGSGLRDSDPSFSQVLHQEIKQLEEALEQEEICQQQRKKEAEAPGTVLPEVVEAQLERDMLARRRGFIYWLQTLCLLLVGLQLAVGFALAAAVLYASWYDPELFYRLLLRVLCEETYAHLAYALGEILPVVSEGLLPF, encoded by the exons ATGGCTGATGGGCGCTGGGacatgggaagctggggcagcGCCACGTGCGAGGGGGCGTATGTCTGTGGCAGGGAATCTGATGGTTCCCCATTCCTGCAGGAAGCTGAGGCTCCGGGCACTGATCAAGGAGCCAGCCAAgattctgtgcagagctccacaccaatg GGGGAGATCCATCAGGATCTGCATGATACGATACAGAAGCTCAACAGTAAG TTGGGAAAGCACTACgcccagatggtggcctggctgcaggaggataagcagcagaatGAGGTAGTGCtgaaagggctgggggaaaacgggtgggtgcccacgggcccTGGAGTGGGGGGATCGGAGAAGGGCGGCAGCGGGCTCAGGGACTcagacccttccttctcccaggtgctgcatcaggaaataaagcagcttgaagaggcactggagcaggaagagATCTG ccagcagcagaggaagaaggaggcagaggcacCAGGGACTGTgctgccggaggtggtggaagcacagctg gagagagacatgctggcgaggagacgcggcttcatttactggctgca gacactctgcctgctcttggtgggcctgcagctggccgtcggcttcgctctggctgctgcagtgctCTACGCCTCCTGGTAcgaccccgagctcttctaccgcctgctgttgcGTGTGCTGTGTGAGGAGACCTACGCCCACCTGGCATATGCACTGGGAGAGATCCTGCCTGTGGTCAgtgaggggctgctgcccttttga